DNA from Bacillus sp. Marseille-P3661:
GTTGTTCCCCACCACTTAAATTACCGCCAAGATTATGAAAGTGTTTTTTTAGATTTGGGAACATTTCTAGCATTTTGTTTAAATTTTCATTAGCTAAGTTTCGATTTTTATAATACTTTGAAAATATACCTAGCATTAAATTTTCCTTCACACTTAAGTTTGAAAATACTTGTCGCCCTTCAGGAACTAGGCTTAACCCCTTGCCAACCACTTTATATGCCGGGAAGCCGCTGATCATTTCATCATCTAATGTTACTATACCAGCAGATGGTTGTATCAAACCTGCAAGTGTATTTAGGAGTGTACTTTTTCCTGCTCCGTTTGCACCGATTATCGAGACGATCTCTCCTTTATTGACATGAAAATTAATATCATGAAGGATCTGAATTTTACCGATATGTGTGGATAATCCTTGTACTTTTAGCAAATTAAACAGCCTCCTCACCTAAATAAGCAGCAATAACCTTCTCATTCTTTTGAATTTCTTCTGGTGTTCCTTCGGCAATCTTTTTACCAAAATCAATTACTACAATACGATCAGCTAACTCCATTACGGTCGCCATTTTATGTTCAACAAACAGGAACGAGTGGCCTTTTTGTTTTAACTTTTGAATATATCCTGCCATTTTATTGGTTTCTGTGTCATTTAGACCTGCCATCGGTTCATCTAACATTATAAACTCCGGTTCATAGACAATTGCTCTAGCAAATTCCAATTGTTTTTGACGGCCATAAGACAGTTGACCCGCTTTTTCAAACATTAAATCCTCCAGCTCAACCATCTTTATAACTTCCAATGCAAGTTCATAGGCTATTTTTTCGTCTTTTTTAATACGCGGAAGCCTGAATGCTGCACTTAGAACATTCGTATTTAATTTTACATGAGTACCCATCATTACATTTTCAAGTACTGTCATATTTTCAAATATTTGTAGATTCTGGAAAGTCCTTGAGATTCCTAACTGAGCTAATACAGGAACTTTTTGACCAGTAAGCTTTTTTCCTTTATAAAACACCTCCCCTCTAGTAGGTAGATTGAAACAAGATATCATATTAAACAACGTCGTCTTACCAGCTCCATTCGGGCCAATAACCGCGACAATTTCCCCTTTATTCACTTCGAAACTCACATCCGATACCGCCACAACACCACCAAACTGCTTAGTTAGACCTTTTACTTCAAGTAACGTCGTCATATTAGGCCCCCTCCTGCTGTGTAACACTTTCTTTCTCAATAATACTTTGTTGTTTATGTCGTTTATTTTTAGAACCAAATTGCGCGAGAATATTCATTAGACCTTTCGGCATATACATCATCATTAAAATAATGATTAAACCATATACAACAATTTCAACCTCACCACTAATTCCAAAATATTCATGACCCACATACCGAATTATTTCATTTAAAAACATGATGATAGTGGTTCCAATAACAGCACCCCATAGTGAACTAGCTCCTCCAACCATAACCATAATTAAAAACAGGATTGATTTTGTTATATAAAAAGTAGGTGGTGCAATAAACGTAATATAATGTGCATATAAACTTCCTGCAATAGAAGCAAATGCGGCACTTAAAGCAAAAATAGCTACCTTGTATTTTGATACTTGGACTCCGAGTGTTTCTGTTGCAATTTCACTATCATGAATACTTCTTAATAGTCTACCAACATGGGAGCGTACGATGTTGGTAGATAGAATCAGCGTCAGGATAGCAACAAGCCAGACAAAATAATAGAAAAATACTTTATGAGCTAAAGAAAATCCGAAAATTGATAGCGTGGGAATACCTACTAAACCCGCTGCTCCTCCTGTTAGATCATTAAAACCTAGCATAAAGATAAATACGATAATATTAATTCCAATCGTAGCCAGAGCTAGAAAATGCCCTTTCAATCTCAAAATTGGAATACCAATAATGTAGGCAATTCCAAACGTTGCTACCATTCCAATAATCATCGCAATCCAAGGTGACACATGATACGTTGCAGTTAATATTCCGGAGACATAAGCTCCAATTCCGAAAAACGCAGCATGACCTAGCGATATTTGACCAGCATAACCGATCAGCAAACTTAAACCGATTGTAACAATTGTGTAAATTCCTATTAATATTAAAATTGTAAAGATATATTGTGATGCTATAACAAACGGTAAAATCAGTACAATCGCGATTAAAAATAGCAGAGGCTTTAATCGATTACCATATAAGACATTTTCCAACTTAGTCATCGCATTCCCTCCTCTTTTTATACTCTTTCACCCGAAGCTCTAGCAAACAAGCCATTCGGTTTAAAGAACAATACAAGAATTAATAATCCAAATACAATAGCATCACTATAAAAGGTAGAAATGAAACCACCTGAAAACGCTTCCAACAGTCCTATTAACAGCGCTCCCATTACAGCCCCAGAAATATTGTTCATGCCGCCAATTACCATTCCAACAAAGCCTTTAATACCAATTAAAAAGCCCATTTCATAGGTTGCATCCGTTAAAGGAGTAATCATAATTCCAGCAATTGCACCTAACGCAGCTGCAAGTGTAAAAGCTAATGCTGACATCGTTTTTGTATTGATTCCCATTAAAGTAGCAGCTCGTGGATTCTTTTCACTTGCCTTTAATGCTGATCCTAGGTATGTTTTATCAAAAAACACATATAGTACTGTTAGAAGTATACCTAATACCGCGAATACAAAAAGACTCTGAGGATTAATTACTGCACCCATGAAGTTAATGGAATCCATTTGGACTATAGGAGCAAGTTGTTTAGGATAAGATCCCCAAACGATAAGACCCATTCCTTTTAGAAATGTGGATAATCCAATGGTAATAATAATAAGGATCATCACCGAGCTGTTTCTGGCGTGCTGAATAGCTGTCCTTTCAATGATAAACCCAATAAGCGCAGTGACTAGAATTGCTAGAATCATAGAAACGAACATTGGAAAACCAGCATTTACAAATGTAATACAAGTAAGGGCACCTATCATTGCAAACTCACCCTGCGCAAAGTTTAAAACTCCAGTAATGTTATAGATTGTTACAAAGCCAATCGCAATTAACGCATATATACTACCTACTGTTAATCCTGTTACAATATATTGCATGAGCAGATCCATTTTGCATTAGCCCCTTTCTTAAAAACCAATGGCAGAAGTAGCTTCTGCCATTGGTTCCAGCTTTATTCGTTATATTTCCATTGATTATTCTCGATTGATAGTATTGAGAATCCATCTTGCTGTGGTCCAACATGATCGGATTGCAGATTGAATGTACCAGTCAGGCCAGGATGTTCAGTAACTTCGTTCTTGAAGTATTCATGAATTGCTTCAGGAGTTGTATTTCCAGCTCTTATTGCTTCAAGAATTAAATTAAAACCATCGGCAGCGTGTGCTGTAAAGTTATCTGGATCACTGTTGTGAACAGCACGATAATCTTCTCGTAACTTGGCTAAGCGATCTTTTTGATCACCATCAGGTAATTGATCAACAACACTTAATTTACTACCAATTACAAAAATATTTTCATTATTATCCTTTACTTGGTCTAAGAATCCTTGGTTAGCAGACGCACTCGATTGAATCATTGGAATATCAAAGCCAAGTGATTTGAAATTTCGTGCAACAATTCCGGCACCAGGTGTTCTTGACCATACGATAATTGCTTCAGGGTTGCTTTTGCGTATATTCGTCAATTGAATTGTCATGTCTGTTGCTGTAGCATCAAATTCTTCATGAGCTACGATTTCAATATTATTTTGTTTTGCTGCTTCTTCAAAATATGGAAGACCATCAACACCAAAACCATCGCGCGCATTTATCCAAGCAACTTTTGTTATGTTACGTTTCTTCAAGAAATCAACCATCATCTCACTACTAGTTATATTACTAGGTGCCATTTGATAGATCCCTTCTGTTTCTGGTGCAACAGGAGCAACAGTCATTAATGGAATCCCTGCTGCTGTTACTTTTGGTAAAATTGCCATTGATGTACTTGCTTGAGTAGCGCCGACAACAGCTACCACACCTTCAGAAATCAATTTATCAGCTGCAACTACGGCTTTTGTATCGTCAGTTTCATAGTCTTGCATAATGATTTCAATCTTCTTCCCATTAATTGTTCCTTCTTCGTCTAGTTGTTTTTGAAGTACCTTCACGTAATTTGCTTGCGTCTTACCAAGAGTAGAGGCTGGACCAGTTTCAGCAAAAATTGCACCAATCTTGATCACCTCTTCCTCTGTTTCACCACTAGATTGACTTTCACTACTGCTACTACTACTTGAATTAGATTCTGTTGCAAATTGACCTCCGCATGCTGCCATCATTAAAACAAAAACAAGTAATAGACTAGTAGCCAACATTCTCTTTTTTAACCATGTAGCCATACTATGACCCCCATTTTATTTTTTTATTTATTGTTTTAAAGCTATAACAACAGATTAAATAGATGATTTCTGATATCCAAGCGCATTTTGTATTTCAAGCGGAACAGGTTCCGCTTTTGGAATTGTTCCAAATCTAGTCCAAGCACGTACCTCATAGCCAATCGCTACTTCTATATCCCTTTTACTAAATACATGGTCTAGTATTAGCACTTTATTACGTATTTCCCTAATGGAAGTACGAACAGTAACATAGTCTTCAAAACGGAGAGGTGATTTAAACTGGCAATTAGCTTCTAGCAAAGGTATCCCTATACTTTCTTCTGCAAACAGTTTTGAAAGTTGATAGCCACTATTTACAAAAAGGTTATGTGTAGCTTCATCCATCCATTTATAAAAATTAGGATAAAAAACAATACCAGCAGCATCAGTGGCTCCCCATTTCACATCAAATCTATATTCATTCATTGAGATACTTTCCTCCAAACAAATACAGGTTTAACGGCCTGTATAGACTGGTTTTCTCTTTTCAGCAAAGGCTTGCATCCCTTCTTTGCGATCTTCTGTAGCAAATGCATTTCCAAAACAAGCACTTTCAATTGATAAACCTGACTCTAGGTCAACATTTGCCCCTGTATTAACAGCTGTTTTCAACAGACGTAAAGCAATCACAGGCTTTTCAGCTAACTTAGCTGCCCATTCTTTAGCTGTTTGTAACACTTCCTCAACCGGGACCACTTTATGCACTAAATTTATATCCAAAGCTCTTTGTGCATCAAACATTTCCCCGAAAAATAGTAGTTCTTTAGCAATTCCTTGCCCTACAATTCGTTGAAGCCGCTGTGTACCGCCCCCACCCGGAATAATACCTAATCCAATCTCTGGGAATGCAAATCTTGCTTTTTCTGAGGTAATACGGAAGTCACATACTAAAGCAAGTTCTAATCCACCGCCAAGAGTTAAGCCATTAATAGCTGCGATAACTGGCTTGGAAAGGTTTTCAATTTGGCTAAAAACTGTTCGTGAAATCTTATTCATTTCCATCATACCTATCGTAGATAGAGTCATCATTTGATAAATATCAGCCCCTGCCACAAAAGCTTTCTCCCCACTACCTGTTAGAATTACAGCCCTTACCGCTTTATTTGTATCAAGTTCGGCCATTAACGTACTTAATTCGGAGAAAACAGTTGTATTTAATGGATTCATTGGCGGACGATTAATAGTTACAACTGCTACATTACTTTCAATTTCGCAGCTAATTAATTCAAGATTCATGTCAATTCTCTCCTGTCCATTATTGATTGTCGTAGTCATAGAAGCCAGGTCCTGTCTTCTTCCCTAACCTACCAGCTCGTACAAGCTGTATTAATAATAATGGTGGTGCAACTTCTTTATTCAATTCAAGATTTGTAGTCATTTTAATTCTCACTAGAGCTTGTGCTTGTAATCTATTAATGATGAATTAAGAAAGCACTTTCAAAAACACTTATTAGATTCAAGCTCTCTCCGAAGGAAAACTGTTTTGGAACCTTTGTTTCTTAGAACAACTGATAACATACCTTTAACATTTACTCCTCCTAAAGATTATATTAAACTCACCATTCTGCTGTATGATTATTCTAGGAATTCTTTATTTTCTGTAAATTTATTATAGGATATTAATTCGCAAAAAAATACCTACACAATAAACGAATTACTGCTATATTTTTCATTCAAATTACTGAAAAATAGTTCGATGGGTTTTATATTATTCTACATGCTGTTTAACAACTGTTTGGTAGTATTTATTATTTGTGGTAAAACGCAAAAAAAAGTTGATCATTTTATGATCAACTTATAGAGGAAACGCCTACATTTAATTTTTACAATAGTACCATATTTCATTAATCATTTCCTTTTTACATTTATTTTGGTCAATTAGGTACTCTAAATGCGATAGAGTTTCCCCTATTGCAAACCGTAACTCATGTAATGTTAGATCTCTTCTAAATATTTCCTTACATACTTCCATTGCAGTTTTAGGAGTAGAAATAATTTCTAGCATTTTTTCTAACCTTTCAATGTGGTGATCTTCTATTTCCTGGATCCTTTGATTGACATTATAAAAAGGGTCTCCATGTGAAGGAACTGCAAAATCTACATTAAGTGCTTTAATTTTTGCTAATGATGCAAAATAAGAACCTAAAGGGTTTTTTTCGCCTGTAAATTTCAGAGAGATATTTGGTGTTATTTCGGGTAAGATATGATCAGTTGAAAGTAATATACTTTTTTCTTTATTATATAAACAAAATAGCCCGTCTGCATGGCCTGGCGTATAAATAATTTCATATTCAAACTTTCCAAACTTGATTTGATCGCCTTCATCTAAATAACCTGTTATCTCAGGAAAAGGATAGATTTGCGGATTTACATTTGCTAATTTCCCTACAGTCTCCGGAGAGAACCCACATTCTTTGTATAGATGCGTAAGCTTTTCGCTTGCCTCGCTAGACCATAATTCTCGACTTAGGATGGAATCACACTCAGTCATCCAAACATTTGCTGAAGTTAGTCTTTGCAATTGCCCCGCATATCCAAAATGATCTGGATGATAATGAGTAATAATAATATCCGAAATTTTTTTATTTGTAATGTGTTCCTTCCAAGCTTGCACTGCTGATTCATTATGCAAACCAGTGTCTATTACTTTCCAACCATTCTCCCCTTCAGCAAGAAAACAATGCACATGATTTAATCTAAACGGGAGGTTTATTGTTATACGTTCAATACCTAGATAATCTATCAAGCTATGACCCTCTCTTTATAAGATTTTTAACTAACGATTTATTTACCTTCGGCTTCAGAGCAGTGAACATTATATAATGGCTCTCATTTAAGGTCTGTATAAAGTTCAATATTTGAAACAAGATTAAATGTTTCTTTTAACATTCTCATTGCTGTTGGCGGTTTTTTAGCCAACTTCTCTGCTAAACATTCTGTTTTGGCAATTAGTTCCTCATCCGGAAAAACAGCATTTACCAGACTGATTGCTGATGCTCTATTAGCATCAATCATTAGTCCAAAGAAGAGTAACTCCTTCGCTGCTGCTTGACCTACGATTTTTGGTAAATATTGTGTCCCTCCATTGTTAGGTATTGTAGCAAGATTAATTTCAGGAAACGCAAATTTTGCTCGATCCGAGCATATTCGAAGATCACATGCCAATAATAATTCAAGCACACTGCTAATGGCTAATCCATTCATTACCCCTATAACTGGCTTTGATACATGCTTTAAAACAGAACATAAAGCATTCGCTTTTAAGTCATTACTTTTGGTATTCTGATTACAGTTCTTGTTGTTCTTTAACGTCTTTTCAGAATTCACTATCGTTTCATTTATAAAAGAGATTACTACTACATTTATGTCTTTATCCCTTTCAACTTTATTGAGTA
Protein-coding regions in this window:
- a CDS encoding ABC transporter ATP-binding protein; this translates as MLKVQGLSTHIGKIQILHDINFHVNKGEIVSIIGANGAGKSTLLNTLAGLIQPSAGIVTLDDEMISGFPAYKVVGKGLSLVPEGRQVFSNLSVKENLMLGIFSKYYKNRNLANENLNKMLEMFPNLKKHFHNLGGNLSGGEQQMLAVARGLMSNPKIILLDEPSMGLAPLVVKEILDTLMVIKEELGTMVILVEQNVKAALKVADRAYVIDQGRIILDGTRDEISSNPQVMSAYLGMKTVEV
- a CDS encoding ABC transporter ATP-binding protein yields the protein MTTLLEVKGLTKQFGGVVAVSDVSFEVNKGEIVAVIGPNGAGKTTLFNMISCFNLPTRGEVFYKGKKLTGQKVPVLAQLGISRTFQNLQIFENMTVLENVMMGTHVKLNTNVLSAAFRLPRIKKDEKIAYELALEVIKMVELEDLMFEKAGQLSYGRQKQLEFARAIVYEPEFIMLDEPMAGLNDTETNKMAGYIQKLKQKGHSFLFVEHKMATVMELADRIVVIDFGKKIAEGTPEEIQKNEKVIAAYLGEEAV
- a CDS encoding branched-chain amino acid ABC transporter permease, whose amino-acid sequence is MTKLENVLYGNRLKPLLFLIAIVLILPFVIASQYIFTILILIGIYTIVTIGLSLLIGYAGQISLGHAAFFGIGAYVSGILTATYHVSPWIAMIIGMVATFGIAYIIGIPILRLKGHFLALATIGINIIVFIFMLGFNDLTGGAAGLVGIPTLSIFGFSLAHKVFFYYFVWLVAILTLILSTNIVRSHVGRLLRSIHDSEIATETLGVQVSKYKVAIFALSAAFASIAGSLYAHYITFIAPPTFYITKSILFLIMVMVGGASSLWGAVIGTTIIMFLNEIIRYVGHEYFGISGEVEIVVYGLIIILMMMYMPKGLMNILAQFGSKNKRHKQQSIIEKESVTQQEGA
- a CDS encoding branched-chain amino acid ABC transporter permease, translated to MDLLMQYIVTGLTVGSIYALIAIGFVTIYNITGVLNFAQGEFAMIGALTCITFVNAGFPMFVSMILAILVTALIGFIIERTAIQHARNSSVMILIIITIGLSTFLKGMGLIVWGSYPKQLAPIVQMDSINFMGAVINPQSLFVFAVLGILLTVLYVFFDKTYLGSALKASEKNPRAATLMGINTKTMSALAFTLAAALGAIAGIMITPLTDATYEMGFLIGIKGFVGMVIGGMNNISGAVMGALLIGLLEAFSGGFISTFYSDAIVFGLLILVLFFKPNGLFARASGERV
- a CDS encoding ABC transporter substrate-binding protein encodes the protein MATWLKKRMLATSLLLVFVLMMAACGGQFATESNSSSSSSSESQSSGETEEEVIKIGAIFAETGPASTLGKTQANYVKVLQKQLDEEGTINGKKIEIIMQDYETDDTKAVVAADKLISEGVVAVVGATQASTSMAILPKVTAAGIPLMTVAPVAPETEGIYQMAPSNITSSEMMVDFLKKRNITKVAWINARDGFGVDGLPYFEEAAKQNNIEIVAHEEFDATATDMTIQLTNIRKSNPEAIIVWSRTPGAGIVARNFKSLGFDIPMIQSSASANQGFLDQVKDNNENIFVIGSKLSVVDQLPDGDQKDRLAKLREDYRAVHNSDPDNFTAHAADGFNLILEAIRAGNTTPEAIHEYFKNEVTEHPGLTGTFNLQSDHVGPQQDGFSILSIENNQWKYNE
- a CDS encoding acyl-CoA thioesterase, whose protein sequence is MNEYRFDVKWGATDAAGIVFYPNFYKWMDEATHNLFVNSGYQLSKLFAEESIGIPLLEANCQFKSPLRFEDYVTVRTSIREIRNKVLILDHVFSKRDIEVAIGYEVRAWTRFGTIPKAEPVPLEIQNALGYQKSSI
- a CDS encoding enoyl-CoA hydratase-related protein, whose product is MNLELISCEIESNVAVVTINRPPMNPLNTTVFSELSTLMAELDTNKAVRAVILTGSGEKAFVAGADIYQMMTLSTIGMMEMNKISRTVFSQIENLSKPVIAAINGLTLGGGLELALVCDFRITSEKARFAFPEIGLGIIPGGGGTQRLQRIVGQGIAKELLFFGEMFDAQRALDINLVHKVVPVEEVLQTAKEWAAKLAEKPVIALRLLKTAVNTGANVDLESGLSIESACFGNAFATEDRKEGMQAFAEKRKPVYTGR
- a CDS encoding MBL fold metallo-hydrolase — encoded protein: MIDYLGIERITINLPFRLNHVHCFLAEGENGWKVIDTGLHNESAVQAWKEHITNKKISDIIITHYHPDHFGYAGQLQRLTSANVWMTECDSILSRELWSSEASEKLTHLYKECGFSPETVGKLANVNPQIYPFPEITGYLDEGDQIKFGKFEYEIIYTPGHADGLFCLYNKEKSILLSTDHILPEITPNISLKFTGEKNPLGSYFASLAKIKALNVDFAVPSHGDPFYNVNQRIQEIEDHHIERLEKMLEIISTPKTAMEVCKEIFRRDLTLHELRFAIGETLSHLEYLIDQNKCKKEMINEIWYYCKN
- a CDS encoding enoyl-CoA hydratase/isomerase family protein; this translates as MSYQTLQYHIKNHVAYLSIGLIPYSYLIDNNFDQLERILNKVERDKDINVVVISFINETIVNSEKTLKNNKNCNQNTKSNDLKANALCSVLKHVSKPVIGVMNGLAISSVLELLLACDLRICSDRAKFAFPEINLATIPNNGGTQYLPKIVGQAAAKELLFFGLMIDANRASAISLVNAVFPDEELIAKTECLAEKLAKKPPTAMRMLKETFNLVSNIELYTDLK